In Desulfosoma sp., the genomic stretch CCTCGCAAAATCCCGAAGCATTTTTACCTGCATGGCGGAAGCGATGTCTTTGTTTGGTGTGAAATGATCGGGAATGAGGGCGATTCTTTGAGGGTCGAAGACTTTTTTGGCGCTGGCATCGCGAAAAGCCTTGATGGCAATGGGGGCCGTGATGTCGTTGCCGAAACAAAAATCCACGGGCACTTCCAACAGTTCACCTGGATGGACTTCCGATCGGCTCGTATGGGCAGCGAGAATCTTTTCCGCAAGAGTCATGGGCATGGAATCGTTCCTTCCACTCAAGGTTCAACTGGCCGAAGATCCGTTTTCTTTCGGGACTTCGCACGGTGAGGAGCCGTCTTCCAGCGTTTTCACTCGTTTGACTTTACGAAAAACATACCGTACCGGTCCTGAAAGCACATAAAGGGTAAACACAACAAAAAGCATTAAACTCGGTTGAGCCGCCACCACGGTGACCAGGAGCACCAAAACGAAAAGCACGGGAACCGGCCTGCCTTTGACCACTTCCAATTCCTTGAAGCTGTCAAAGGGAATACTACTGACCATGAGGAATCCCAAAACAAAGGTTTCCAAAAGGAAGATGGCATGAACTGGACTGAAATCCGTTCCCTTGATTTTGAAGAGAAACAACACGGTGGTCGCTACCATGCAGGCCGCTCCGGGAATCGGCAACCCTGTAAAGTATTTCTTGCTTCCGTTTCCTGCCTGCACGTTGAAACGAGCCAGTCGCAAAGCGCCGCAGGCCACAAAAAGAAAAGCAGCGAGCCATCCCAGACGCCCAAAAGGCTTTAAGGCCCACAGGTACATCAAAAGCCCCGGACCAACCCCGAAAGCTACAAGATCCGCCAGGGAATCATACTCGAGGCCGAAGCGGCTTGTGGCTTTGGTCAGCCGAGCGATTTTTCCATCCAGAATGTCGAAGACGCAGGAAACGAGAATAGCAATGGCCGCATTGTCGTAATGCCCGTTGATACTGCTGACAATGCCGTAAAAACCCGCAAAGAGGTTACCAGTGGTAAAGAGGTTCGGCAGCACGTAGGTCACCGGGCCGGCTTGACCGTCTTGGGACCATCGGCGTTTTTTCCGCCGTTTTGCGTAAAATCGGTCTACGGGATTCGACATAGAATGGTCTCCCCGGCGAAAACCTTTTGACCCTTTCGGACCAAAACTTCGCCAGCTCTAGGAATATAAAGGTCTAAACGGGAGCCGAACCGAATCATTCCGAACCGCTCCCCTCGGCACACAGTATCACCCACTTGGGGCCAACAGACAATGCGTCGGGCAATGAGGCCCGCCACCTGGGTCACCACCACCCATGTTCCGGCTTCAGCTTCCAGATGCAACCAGTTCTGTTCGTTTTCCAGGCTCGCCTTGGCCTTGTCCGCCGCCAAAAACCTTCCTTTTTGGTAAAAGATGTCGACAATGCGGCCGGATACGGGCGCTCGATTGACATGCACGTCAAACACATTCATGAAGATGCTTATTTTCCAACATGGTTGTCCCGTAAAACGAGGTTCCTTGGCTTCTTCCACCAAAAGGATACGCCCATCCGCCGGGGACACCACATCCCCCGGTCCCGCGTTGGACCACCTGACGGGATCCCGAAAGAAGTGGACCATGAGCACCGTGGCTGCGGCGAAAAGAATGGTCGGAAAGGCCCAACCCAGGATCGCAAAGGTGAAAGTCAGAAATACACCCGTAAGCACATACGGAAGGCCTTCCGGAATAAAGGGCACGTGGTTTCGCAGACGTCGAAAACCCGCATCCTGTAGTGGATTGTTCATGAGCTTTTCCCCAAAAAACTTCTGGTCCTCACCGCAACACATGGCTCAGGAGCCTGTCCAAGAATGAACACTTCCGTGGGAGCGTGGGCCTCCCGCCCCCATAAACGGCGGACTGCAGGCACGCGCTCTCAAGAAAAGACACAGTTTCAAATTTGTAGGGGCGAGGCGCCGCCTCGCCCCCACCTTCAAACACCACTCAACATTTTGGTCTTGCGAGTTCTCCAACAGGCTTCCCACTCTATCCAAGAACGAAGATTATCCTGGGAACGCGGGTTTTCTTCTGCATCAAAAGCGAGCTACGGGCCCGAGCTACCAGGAAAGCCGTCGCCTCCCCGTACTGGTAAAGGTTCCCCGATACGAGTTACGCGAATTCCTTGGCATCCAGGAACGGCATCATGGCTCGAAGCCTCTTGCCCACCTGTTCCACCAAATGGGCCCGTTCCCTTTGACGAATGGCACGGAACATGGGGGTTCCCGCTTGGTTTTCCAGAATCCATTCCCGAGCAAAAGCCCCTGTTTGAATTTCCTGCAAAATTTTTTTCATTTCACGGCGGGTCTCTTCCGTGATGATGCGCTTGCCGCGGGTATAGTCCCCATATTCGGCGGTGTCGCTGATCGAATAGCGCATATAGGAAAGACCTCCTTGGTAAATGAGGTCCACAATAAGTTTCAGTTCATGCATGCATTCAAAAAAGGCGATTTCCGGCTGGTAGCCCGCTTCCACAAGGGTTTCAAAGCCGGCTTTGATGAGTTCGGAAACACCACCGCACAAAACCACCTGTTCGCCGAAAAGATCGGTTTCCGTCTCTTCCTGAAAGGTCGTTTCCATGACACCGGCTCGTGTGGCCCCGATACCTCGTGCGTAGGCCAAGGCGGTTTGCAGCGCCTGGCCGCTGGCATCTTGATGAATCGCCACCAAAGCCGGTACCCCTGCGCCTCGAACGTATTCACTGCGTACCAGATGCCCCGGCCCCTTGGGAGCCACCATCACCACATCCACATCCTTGGGCGGCACAATCTGTCCGAAATGAATGTTAAAGCCATGCGAAAAGAGGAGCGTCTTTCCTGAAGTCATGAAGGGCGCCACGTCTTCTCGATACAATTTGGCCTGAATGTGATCGGGAACCAGCATTTGAATAACGTCGGCCTTTTCCGCCGCCTCCCGAGCGCTCACCGGCTGAAAGCCGTCTTCCACCGCCTTTTCGTAATTGGCCGACCCCGGGCGCTGTGCCACGATGACAGTAATGCCGCTGTCTCGAAGATTTTGCGCTTGAGCATGTCCCTGACTGCCGTAGCCGATCACGGCTACCGTTTTTCCTTGAAGAAACCGTGCATCGGCATCCGCTTCATAGAAAATCCGCATGAAAGCCCCTCCTTCCTCAAAGGTCAGTGTTTCTTAGCTCGAGCCAGCGCCGCCTTGCCCGTTCGCGCTACTTCCACAATGCCGATTTGCCCGAGAAGCTCCAGAATCGCCTGGATCTTACCATCATCGCCCGTCACCTCGATGGTGTAAAAATGCGGGCTCACATCCACGACCTTGGCTCGAAAGATGTCCACAATACGAAGCACTTCGGCGCGCGTGTGCTGCTCGGCGCGCACCTTGATCAGAGCCATCTCGCGCTCCACAAACTCTGTGTCTCGAAAATCATAAACCTTGATCACATTGATGAGTTTGTTAAGCTGTTTGATAATTTGCTCGAGAATGTGCTGATCACCCGTCGTCACCAAGGTGATGCGGGACAGACCCGGCTCGTTGGTCTCGGCCACCGTCAAGGATTCAATGTTAAACCCTCGGCCGCTAAAAAGCCCCGCCACTCGGGACAGCACTCCGGGCTGGTTTTCCACCAGCACGCCTATAGTATGCCTTAAGCCGTTTTGTCGTGTCATGCTCATACCAGTAACATCTCCGAAATTTCTTTGCCGGCAGGCACCATGGGATAAACGCCCTCTTCCGGATTCACCCAAAAATCCATGATCACCGGCCGCTTTGTAGAGAAAGCTTCTCTCAGAACCGGCTCCACTTCTTCAGGCTTGGTGGCTCGAAGTCCCACGGCTCCGTAAGCATCGGCAAGTTTGACGAAATCCGGTGAGGCGTCCAGGCACGTGGCGCAGTAGTTTTTGTTGTAGAACAACTCTTGCCATTGACGAACCATGCCGAGAAACCGGTTGTTTAAAATGGCCACCTTGACGGGCAGCTCGTGACAGACGGCCGTCATCATTTCCTGAATGTTCATTTGAATGCTGCCGTCGCCGGCCACATCGATGACCAAACGATCCGGAAAAGCCACCTGAGCGCCGATGGCCGCAGGAAGCCCATAGCCCATGGTTCCTAAACCGCCGGATGTCAGGAGTGTGCGGGGTTTGGTGAAATGAAAATACTGAGCCGTCCACATTTGGTTTTGACCCACTTCGGTGGTTATGATGGCATCTTCCGGAGCCAGCTCGAAGATTTTTTCCACCACGTACTGGGGCTTGATGGTTTCACCTTCCTGCTTGTAAGCCAGAGGATACGTCTCTTTCCATTGACGGATCTGCTCCAACCAAGGAGCCCTCAGTTCTTCCAGGTTGGGAATGGGTTCCTTTTCCACCAGTTCATTCAATTTCTGCAAAGCCTTCTTGCAATCGCCCACAATGGGAATGTCCACGAGCACATTCTTGCTGATGCTGGTGGGATCCACATCAATGTGAATGATCTTCGCCTTGGGAGCAAAGCCGGAAATCTTTCCTGTCACACGATCATCGAATCGGGCTCCGATGGCAAAAAGCACATCGCAGTTTTGAACGGCCATATTGGCTCGAAAGGTTCCGTGCATTCCCAACATACCCAGCCACAGGGGATGCAAGGCCCTTTGTCCGTCTTCAGTCCTGATGACCGCCGGAAAGCCTCCAAGTCCCATGAGGGTTGTTGTCACCGGAGCGCGAAGCATTTCAGCCAAGCGCAGGAGTTCCTTATGAGCACTGGAGATGATGACGCCACCTCCGGCGTAAAGCACCGGTCGTTTGGCCGTCTTTAGTAAGTCCCAGGCTCTATGGATTTGGCCTTGATGTGGGTCTACGGTGGGCTTATACCCGCGCAGATGTACCGTTTTGGGATAACGAAACTCCGTGGAGGCTTGAATGACATCCTTCGGTAAATCCACCAAAACGGGACCGGGACGGCCTGAACGTGCCAAATAAAAGGCTTCTCGAATAATGCGCGCCAAATCGTTGACGTCTTTGACCAGGTAATTGTGCTTGGTGCATGGACGTGTGATTCCCACGATGTCCACTTCCTGAAAAGCGTCGTTTCCGATCAGCGGCGTCGGGACCTGACCCGTAAAGATCACCATGGGCACGGAATCCATGTACGCGGTGGCGATTCCCGTCACTGTGTTGGTAGCCCCGGGTCCGGAAGTTACCAGACACACTCCGACTTTGCCCGTGGCTCGTGCATACCCGTCGGCCATGTGGGCCGCCCCTTGTTCGTGCCTAACAAGGATATGGCGAATACTGGGATGCTTGGGCATCTCATGGTAAATGTCTATGACCGCTCCCCCCGGAAAGCCGAAAATGACTTCCACGCCTTCCTTTTTTAAACACTCGAAAAAAATTTGGGCTCCTGTCAGTTTCATGGGCGTCCTCAAGAGACCTCGAGGGCTTAAAGGCGACAAAACCGTGCCTGCATGCCCTCAAAGAGGGTTTGATGTAAGCTAACTCCTTCTCTTCTTAAGCCTTTTCCTGTGGGTGAAGGGTCACTTTAGAGAAATTGCCTGAGAGTGTCAACGACCATGCATTGACAAACCATGGAGGCTGTAGGATTTTAAGCTTCCAAGAAGGGTGAGACTGGATCAAGGGAACCTTTAAACCAGCAAGGATTTTGAGGATACATTTATGAAGGTGCAGCCGTACTGTTCGGTGACACTTCGCTATACTCTGGAGCCTACGGACGAAAGCCCATTCCCTTTTCCTACAGGACCCTTTCGCATGGAATGCCTTGTGGGCCATGGAGTCTTGCTACCTTCTCTAGAAGAGGCGATTCTCGGACTGGAAGAAGGGACCTCCGTGGAAATCCTGTTGCCCCCTGGAGCCTTTGGCAATGATCCTTCCTCCAAGGGACTTGTCCCTTTGCCGGTACAGAGCATCGCCGAGGAAGGGCCTCATGAAACAGGATCCATTCGCCATATCATGGACGATCAACGCCGACTTCAACCCTTTCGTATTGTCAAGCAGGACGAAGGGATTGTCTGGGCGGATTTTAGCCATCCCTTTGCTGAGCGTTCCTTTTTGTGTCGAGTCTGTGTAGAGAAACTTCGATGGGCTACCTTGGATGAAATCAAGAACGCCGCCCGTCACGGAGCTTTTCATTGAGGCAATGAAAGCATGTTCATGAATCCAGAAAAGAACAAGAAACCTTCCGGCACCCATGCCAAGCATGACGCTCCTTCCGGCACAAACCTTCGCGCCGTGGCCCATTTCTTTTTTGAGATGGGCATGCTCAAACGGACCGCCCGCTCCGGGTTTCAATTCTTGGGATCGGGCAAGGAATCCGTCGCCGACCATTCCTTTCGCGTGGCGGTGATAGGTTTTGCGCTGGCACGCCTCAGCGGCCATGAAGACCCCTATCGCGTGGCCTGCCTCTGTTTATTTCACGACATGGCCGAAGCCCGTACCGGAGATATGAATTACGTGAACAAGCAGTATGTGACCGTGCATGAAGACAAGGCGGTGCGGGACCTCACGGAGTGTCTGTCTTTCGGAAAGGAGCTACGATCATTCATTGAAGAATATCGAGAAGGAAAAACCCAGGCCGCCAGGTTGGCTCACGATGCAGACCAGTTGGACCTTCTGCTGGAACTCAAACAACAGCAAGATCTCGGCAACGCCTATGCCACCCAGTGGATTCGTTATGCCCTAGAACGCCTGCAGACCCCTATTGGTCGCGAGGCGGCTCGAGTGGTTCTTGAAACCGATTCCGCCGCCTGGTGGTTTGACGGCCACGACGATTGGTGGACTTCAAAACATAGGAGCTGTGAAAATCCTTGACCCAAGGCACCTGGAGTTTCGGAATGGCTTGCCTGCAACACGCCCGGTCTCCCATGGATTCTCTGCTCCACGACCTTGTTGACCCCAACAGTTTCACGCCCCTCATCATCCTCTCGTAGGGGCGGACCCATGGGGCCGCCCCAAAATTTGCCTTAGAGATCCGCGTTCAACCGATTTTTAGCCATATCCCCAAAAGGGCCTTCAAACTGCGCAGGAACCGTCGCCTACGGGCCCACAGATATCCTCCGCGGCCTCCAATCCAGGGCCCAGCTGACACTTTTCGAAACTCAATGGCCCACGCAGAAGCCGCGAACTAACAAAAGCCTACATTTCGAAAGGCGGTTAGGCCGTTCCCTTGAAAAGGTCCCTGTGCTTGTACGAATAACTTTATAGGCCATGATGAACCAAGTGCCCCCACGTCACAGCTTTCGACGGCTTCACTGCTTGCCTGTGAATAACGTGGGTTTAGCATTTCTTCCGGGTTATCTTGTCAGCAGGACAAACGGTTGCTAAAGTTCTTGCGCAACAAGCCGAAAGAAGGAGCATTGCCCATGAGCCTCGCTGGTTCCTCGATAAGCGAAAGGGAACTCAAGGATTGGATCACCCAAAGCGTCGAACACGTCTTTCGAGAGAAAGTGGATGAGATTCTGGCGGAAAGGCTCGATGCTTTTGTGAAAGAAAATGAACAACGCGCCCGAGAACTTTCCCTTATAGAAAGGGTTGTGCGCGTTGAAGAAGAGCTTCGAGCCCTCAAGGAAATCCAGATCACTCACTTCAATGCTTGGGAAAAGCGTTTCGAGGCCCTGCAACGTGAAATGGTCGCCCGCTTTGAGGCCGTTGACAAACGCTTTGAGGCCGTTGACAAACGCTTTGAAGCCATGGACAAGCGCTTTGAGGCCCTGCAGCGTGAAATGGTGGCCCGATTCGAGGCGGTCGATAAGCGCTTTGAAGCCATGGACAAACGTTTTTCCCAGATGCAATGGATGATCGGTCTAGGCATCACGCTTATCGTCGCGCTTATGGGCACGCTGCGCATCTTCGGCTAAGCTGACCCCAACCGCGATCGTTGTCTGTTTCTGTCAATCCTTCCACCGGATTCAGCACTCAATGAGGCAAGCTACCGTCATGTGGAACACTCCAGATCACGGTACGACGGCAGGAATCAGAGGTTTCCCAGCGGAGGGCTTTTCGCTGGATCTGGTGTTTGCATAAGACAATCGTGATCTAGCAGAGACGCTATGGTAAGGCGGTGCTGGACAGGGAGCCTTGCCTTCCGGGTTTGTGACAAGGGCAGGCTTGCAGGGATCCAGGAGCGATACACGGAATTCGAGGTGGATTCGCATTTTTGGCGGATTTCGCTCCGCTCCATCCGCCCTACGGGTTGTTACCCGTTTCCGGAGAGAGCACGTAGTGCAGCAGAAAACACCTTGCGGTCCGGTTCTGCAGACGCTGTCTTCCGATGCGTTTTGGAACAACCACGGTTGGTATCCAGCCGTTTAGTCAATTCCCCGCAACCCTCGAATATCCACGGTCCTTTTCCTCCGCCTGCTCATGCTTCCTCCTTGCTCGAGGTGTTGAGAAGAAACCATGCTCTTCATGAAGGAATCGCAGCATCACCGCTAGAAATCCTTTTAGGCAAACACGCCTGGAACATCTTCGGTGAAAACCAAATGCGGCTGACGCCGCGTTTCAGCCACGCCTCCATGCGCCCTACGGCTGCGGACCAGCCAAGGAAAAATCCGTAATCAACTTTCCTCTTGAAACATGTGGACCGGACGTCATCGCAGGAAAAAAGGGATCAACACTAAGACTTCTTTTTAGGCTTGCGGTCCAGCAAGGAAACCACCTTGGTGGAAGAATCCCGCGTCGAACTGTCACGGCCGCCCGAGCCTTCAACGGGTTCTCTTTCTTCTTCCTGAAAAGCCGACCCATCTTCCGCAGGGGCTTCCACCTTGATCAGGCGCACGGGATGCCCACCCATGGTGAATTCTTCCCCGTTAATGTAAGGTTCCCGAAGAATCCAGGTCACGGTGACCAAAGGCACTTGAAGGACCAGCATTTTCACTTGCCACCATTCCGGTTTGAGGTCCGGGGATATCTTTTCAATCCGAGCAAAAAACGCCGGTTTTCCCTCTATGTAAACGAGGACCAAATCACCTTCACGTGTCATGGATTTTCTTTGCCTCTCACCACGTGTCATTGGGCTCGCTTTTTCCTTTAACGAGCCCGGTCGATTTCTTCAATGCACCTTTGAATTTTTTCTCCCGCTTGAAGCCCATGGATCCATTCCTCGGGAATTGCCCGAAACCCGTGATGCGCTCCCAAGACCATGCCCACCAGAAGGCCTCGACCAGCGGAATCACCGCCTACCATGACGTTTTGAATCAGACCTTCGCGAAGATCGTCTGCATACTTGGCTATAAGATGCACTACGGATGGAAAGGCTCCATCCACAGCGCAACTTTGCCCGAAATCCAATACAGCGGCTTCTGTTTCCATGGAAGCACTTTCCAATCCATGGCCAACCCATGATGTGAAAGCTTCAGGAAGCAAAAGTTCCTGTAAAGCGCTTTCCAAAGCGTCTTCAGGATGTTGTCCCTTCAACACCTTTTGAGTCACCCAAGTCCAATAGACGGCGGCGTCAATAACCATGGGATGGTTGTGCGTCATGGCTGTTTGAGCACGGGCCGCTGCCACACATACTTCGGGGCGATCCGACAAGGCAAAAATCACGGGAGCGATACGGCCGGCTCCGGCAAGATCCGTGGACGTAGAGCCCGAGCCCTCCGGTCCGTGACCTTCGGCGAAGCGTTGAAGGGTTGCCTTGGTGGCTTTGTCGACATAGCCTTTATAGTGCTTGAAAAGGCCTTGCCAACGGATAGCGAAATCCTGAAGGTCAAAACGTCCTTGGCATGCGGCTATGGATTCCAAAAGGACAAGCATCTGATCTCCATAGTGGGTGAAGTCTCCCGCCGATTTTCCCGGATGATACGAATCTGGTCCAGGCGCCCTGAATTGTTCCAGGCGCCCAAACTGTTGCTTGATCACCTTTGGATCATAAATCCAATGGGCTCCCAAAGCTAAGGCATCCGCCGCGAATGCCGCCCATAACATTCCATGTCTTTTATCGTCCATCGGCATTCCTTTCATTCCATCCTTCAGAAGCCCGTTCGAGAACTCGCAATACCCAGTTCCCTTGCCATGGCAAGGCAGGGGCAAGGAGCCACTCGCCCCTAAAAGCCCGAAACTGTGCTTTTTTCTAGGGGCTCGGGCCTCCGGCCCGCCGTTTGTGCGGGCGGGACGCGCGCGCTCCCAGGAAAAAAGGTCCGAGACGTCGGGGCACGGCGCGCCATGTCCCTACGTCTTGGCCTGGCATGGCTCATTCTAAGTTTTAGGAACAGCCTCCTCGCGCTTCACGTGGTGCATGGCCAGAATCTGTCGGCAACAGCGATTGTGGTACGTCACGTCTAATCCATAACGCGACTGAAGCCCTTCGTCCATGAGGAAATGTTCCGTTGAAAGATCCTGAACCAGGCAACCCTTGTGCAGCACCAGCGCGCGATCGGTCAGAGATGACACAAAGCAGATGTCGTGACTGATGAGGATGAGTGTCGTTGAAAGTTCATCCAGAATACGTAGAAGTTTTTCCTCGCTTTCCGGATCCAAATTGGCTGTAGGCTCGTCCAAAATGAGGACACGAGGTTCCATGGCCAGAACGGCGGCAAGGGACAATCTCTTCCGTTCCCCCGCACTAAGGTGATGAGGAACCCGATCTTCCATCCCGTCCATCCCCACCCGGTGTAGAGCCTCCCGCACTCGACGTCCCAATTCCGGCTCTTTCACACCCAAATATTTCAATCCGAAAGCCACTTCGTCATAAACCGCAGCCGTAACCATCTGGTCCATGGAATCCTGAAAAACCATACCTACCGAACGCCACAGCTGCTTTTTGAGACGTCTGTCGACAAAGCGTCCCTGGAACCGATACTCTCCGGAACCTGTACGAACCCCTACAAGGACCGAGGCCAGCGTGGATTTTCCCGCGCCGTTTTCACCCAAAAGGGCAATACGTTCGCCGTCATGAACCTTCAGGGAAACCTTCCGAAGTCCCCATGTCCCGTCCGGATATCGATAGGAATAGTCCTCCAGTTCCAAAACCGGAACATCGTGCCCGGGGCTCAGGTCCGAATCATGGTTGTCACGGCATGAAGCCCTCATGGAAACCGGCATAGGATGGAGCTTCTGAGTTTTTCCAGAATCGCTTTTTATGGCCCGGTGATGATGGGAACAATCCTCCTTAGGTTCTCCTGTATTCTCATAGGGTTTTCGGCAGCATTGAAAACGAAAGGTGAAATCGAGCCCGTGTTCTCTGAGAGAGGATCGATGCGAAATCAGGGCATCGAAATCCGTGTCGTGCTGAAGGATGCCATGATCGAGCACCACAGCCCTACGGCATAAGCCATAGAGGAACATCAGGTCATGACTGATGCAAATGAGTGTTCCCGAAAAACGATGAAGCGCTTCCAACAGCTTGTCCGTGTTTTTGGAATCCAAGTTGGCTGTAGGTTCATCGAGGATGAGCACCGAAGGTTCACAGGCGAGAATGCAAGCCAAGGCCGCCCTCTTTCGTTGGCCGTAGCTCAAGTGATGAGGCGCCTTGCTTTCGTAGCGTTTTAAGCCGACCAGGTCCAACATTTCGGTGACTATGGCCGCAGCCTTTTCCTGAGGTACCCCGTAGTTTAAGGGACCGAACGCCACATCGTCCGCCAATCGAGTGCAAAAAAGATGATCGTCGGGATCTTGAAACAACAGCCCCACTTGCCGCCTTAGGGAAGAAAGATCCTCGTGTTCGACAGGCCGGCCGTCGAACCAGAGACGGCCTTCCGTCGGTTTGATAAGACCGCAGAGTATTCTGGCCAAGGTAGTTTTTCCGGAACCGTTCGGGCCTACCAGAGCGATTTTTTCTCCGTAACCGATATTCAGCGAGACACCGCGCAACGCGGTCCGGCTTCCCGGATAGGTGTAGGAGACGTCTTCAAGTTGAAAAAGAACCGATTCCCCAGAAGTCTGCAAAGCAACCGGTACCCATTGCCAGTGCATGTCGAATCCCCAAAGAAAAGCATCCGGTCATTTAAGGGCAAAAAGTGGTGTCTCTCACCCAAGCCACCGGTCACCCAAGAACACGCCCAGAGACACCGCCGTCCAAGTCAAAGCCCATATCCAATCTTTAGGCTTTGCCGCGAACCGTACCGTTGATGGAAAAGTTCCTGTATAACCCCGGCACAGCATAGCTTCATAGACCCTTTGGGTGCGTTCCATGCTGCGGACAAAAAGCATGCCCAAAAAACAACCGAGGTCGCGGAAGGTTTCCATTCCGGTTCGACCGCCAAACCCTCGAACGGTCATACCAACCCACATACGCTGCATCTCATGTCGAAACACAAAGACATATCGGTACATCAGAAGAAGCATTTGACACAAGATCACAGGAACCCCCAGCCTTCGTAAAGCCGCCACGGTGACCGGAAACGGCGTCGTCCTTAGCAAAGGTTCCATCATCAGAGCCACAATGACAGCTTTGGTGCCGATGCGCGCCGCCAGATCCAGACCTCGAAGATTCAGAGCCACCGAAGGAAGGCCCTCCAGAACAACATGACGATCCCCTTCGTGAAACGGAACCGTTAAAGGCATGATGAGGGCAAGCATGAACAGAAAACCACTGATGGCTGCAAGGCGCTGCCGTGCCCGATGCATGGGTGTTCGAGCCGCTAAGATGGAACCGGTGGCTATGGTCAAACAGATAAGGAGACCTGTCCAGTGTTGGAGGGAGACCGTCATGAAGGCGAAAAAGAAAAGGGAAAGAATCTTTAAGCGCGGGTCCCAGTGATGAAAAAAAGAACGGTGCGTTCCCTCAACGTCCAGTTCAGGCAAAGGGCTATCCACTTCCCATTCTGTCGAAGCTTCACACCGGGAAAGCTTTCTTCGGCGCGCCACATGCCCGTAAAACCAGGCGGCGGCAAAAACTGCGGCACTTCCCACCAATCCTGCCGCCACCCATTGCCATCGGATGAGGATCGGGTTCACAGGCTCCTCCGCCCCAAGCTCGCCATAAGAAGTTCCGGTTTTACCTTTTGAAGAAAACTCACCACGCCTCCCGATACCACCCCTTCAATAACTAGCACGGGCGCATGAGCGACGACGGCAATCTTGGCCACGCCAAAGAAATCCTCACCCCCTGTTGCTAAAAGGCCCGCAAGAATCAAAGCCGCCAA encodes the following:
- a CDS encoding energy-coupling factor transporter ATPase; amino-acid sequence: MHWQWVPVALQTSGESVLFQLEDVSYTYPGSRTALRGVSLNIGYGEKIALVGPNGSGKTTLARILCGLIKPTEGRLWFDGRPVEHEDLSSLRRQVGLLFQDPDDHLFCTRLADDVAFGPLNYGVPQEKAAAIVTEMLDLVGLKRYESKAPHHLSYGQRKRAALACILACEPSVLILDEPTANLDSKNTDKLLEALHRFSGTLICISHDLMFLYGLCRRAVVLDHGILQHDTDFDALISHRSSLREHGLDFTFRFQCCRKPYENTGEPKEDCSHHHRAIKSDSGKTQKLHPMPVSMRASCRDNHDSDLSPGHDVPVLELEDYSYRYPDGTWGLRKVSLKVHDGERIALLGENGAGKSTLASVLVGVRTGSGEYRFQGRFVDRRLKKQLWRSVGMVFQDSMDQMVTAAVYDEVAFGLKYLGVKEPELGRRVREALHRVGMDGMEDRVPHHLSAGERKRLSLAAVLAMEPRVLILDEPTANLDPESEEKLLRILDELSTTLILISHDICFVSSLTDRALVLHKGCLVQDLSTEHFLMDEGLQSRYGLDVTYHNRCCRQILAMHHVKREEAVPKT
- the cbiQ gene encoding cobalt ECF transporter T component CbiQ, translated to MNPILIRWQWVAAGLVGSAAVFAAAWFYGHVARRRKLSRCEASTEWEVDSPLPELDVEGTHRSFFHHWDPRLKILSLFFFAFMTVSLQHWTGLLICLTIATGSILAARTPMHRARQRLAAISGFLFMLALIMPLTVPFHEGDRHVVLEGLPSVALNLRGLDLAARIGTKAVIVALMMEPLLRTTPFPVTVAALRRLGVPVILCQMLLLMYRYVFVFRHEMQRMWVGMTVRGFGGRTGMETFRDLGCFLGMLFVRSMERTQRVYEAMLCRGYTGTFPSTVRFAAKPKDWIWALTWTAVSLGVFLGDRWLG